In Neisseriaceae bacterium CLB008, one genomic interval encodes:
- the rseP gene encoding RIP metalloprotease RseP: MTTLLAFLVAIVVLVSLHELGHYLVARWCGVRVTRFSVGFGKPFFMRKKGHTEWALAPIPLGGYVRMLDTREGNVAEADRPFAFDQQHPLKKMAIVLAGPIANLILAVLFFSISNMMGVTDIKPMVGTVQPASLAAKAQFQSGDHIQSINGAAVVDWQDAQKKIMLGLDGGDLAVAVTDAQGQPQTRVIKVAGDSAAVDQAIQKGVGLMPYRVTTVLGMVAPNSAADAAGLIKGDKLLSVNEKEVANWFDWVTIIQNSPGKQLTIGYERDGVAATTHMRPDAEDVNGTLVGKAGVAPSGDEAWQQEISHSWTPGFGQSIKMAADQVWDYVVLTVQFFGKLITGQASLKHIGGPVMIADVAGKSAALGVQPYLEFLALISVSLGVLNLLPIPVLDGGHFVFHTIEWLRGKPLSEKAQAFSMRIGVFAMLMLMMVAFFNDFSRFFG, translated from the coding sequence TTGACCACGCTGTTGGCCTTTTTAGTGGCCATTGTGGTGTTGGTTAGCTTGCATGAGCTAGGTCACTATTTAGTGGCCCGTTGGTGTGGCGTGCGCGTCACGCGCTTCAGCGTGGGTTTTGGTAAGCCCTTTTTCATGCGTAAAAAAGGCCATACCGAATGGGCTCTAGCGCCTATTCCTTTAGGTGGCTATGTGCGCATGCTGGATACTCGTGAAGGTAATGTGGCCGAAGCTGATCGCCCTTTTGCGTTTGATCAGCAGCATCCGCTGAAAAAAATGGCTATTGTCTTGGCCGGTCCCATTGCCAATTTAATTTTGGCGGTGTTGTTTTTCAGCATCAGCAATATGATGGGCGTGACCGACATCAAGCCAATGGTGGGCACGGTACAGCCAGCATCGTTGGCGGCTAAGGCTCAGTTTCAGTCGGGCGACCACATTCAAAGCATCAATGGTGCTGCGGTCGTCGATTGGCAAGACGCGCAAAAGAAAATCATGTTGGGTTTAGATGGCGGTGACCTAGCGGTTGCCGTGACCGATGCCCAAGGCCAGCCGCAAACGCGTGTGATTAAAGTCGCCGGCGACAGCGCGGCGGTGGATCAGGCCATTCAAAAAGGCGTGGGCCTCATGCCTTACCGCGTGACCACGGTCTTAGGCATGGTAGCGCCAAACAGCGCAGCCGACGCCGCCGGCCTCATCAAAGGCGATAAGCTGCTCAGCGTCAATGAAAAAGAAGTGGCGAATTGGTTTGATTGGGTTACCATTATTCAAAATAGCCCGGGTAAACAACTCACCATTGGCTACGAACGAGATGGCGTGGCTGCAACCACGCATATGCGCCCTGATGCCGAAGACGTGAATGGCACCCTAGTTGGTAAAGCAGGGGTGGCGCCTTCAGGTGATGAGGCGTGGCAGCAAGAGATCAGCCATTCGTGGACGCCGGGCTTTGGTCAGAGCATTAAAATGGCGGCTGACCAGGTGTGGGACTATGTGGTGTTGACGGTCCAGTTTTTTGGCAAGCTCATTACCGGCCAAGCTTCTTTGAAGCACATTGGTGGCCCGGTGATGATTGCCGATGTGGCGGGTAAATCCGCTGCCTTAGGGGTGCAACCCTATTTAGAATTTTTAGCGCTCATTAGTGTGAGTTTAGGTGTGTTAAACTTGTTGCCAATTCCTGTGCTGGATGGGGGCCATTTTGTGTTCCACACCATCGAATGGCTACGAGGGAAACCATTAAGCGAAAAAGCTCAGGCCTTTAGTATGCGTATTGGCGTGTTTGCCATGCTCATGTTGATGATGGTCGCTTTTTTTAACGATTTTAGCCGTTTTTTTGGATAA
- the ispC gene encoding 1-deoxy-D-xylulose-5-phosphate reductoisomerase, with protein MKQTITILGATGSIGCSTLAILADHPERFAVYALTCFTQIDKLLGQCLAFAPKYAVVGTEAAAAELQQKLRSAGSETEVLYGEQALAEVSTAAEVDTVMAAIVGAAGLLPTLCAAKMGKRILLANKETLVVAGALFMRAAKKGSATILPVDSEHNAIFQVLPESYSGNLKAHGIESIILTASGGPFLHKDAAEFAQITPAQAVAHPNWSMGQKISVDSASMMNKGLEVIEAHWLFGASVDQIEVVVHPQSVIHSMVRYIDGSVLAQMGTPDMRTPIANCLAHPERMTSGVKRLDFGQLSGLTFFEPDLVKFDCLALAFDALKAGGDAPCVLNAANEVAVAAFLAGQIKFTDIGRLVGDCLEKMNLSGSEDINDLLAKDSATRERALSWIKG; from the coding sequence ATGAAACAAACCATCACGATTCTGGGCGCAACCGGCAGCATTGGTTGTAGTACGCTGGCCATTTTGGCCGATCACCCAGAACGATTTGCTGTCTATGCGTTAACCTGTTTTACCCAAATTGATAAACTCTTAGGCCAGTGTTTGGCTTTTGCGCCTAAGTATGCCGTTGTCGGTACCGAGGCAGCTGCGGCCGAGCTACAGCAAAAATTGCGCAGCGCCGGTTCGGAAACCGAAGTATTGTACGGCGAACAGGCCTTGGCTGAAGTGTCGACGGCTGCCGAAGTCGACACCGTCATGGCCGCTATTGTCGGCGCCGCGGGCCTGTTGCCCACGCTGTGTGCGGCCAAAATGGGCAAGCGTATTTTATTGGCCAATAAAGAAACCTTGGTTGTGGCGGGCGCCTTGTTTATGCGCGCGGCCAAAAAAGGCAGCGCCACCATTTTACCGGTGGACAGTGAACACAATGCGATTTTTCAAGTGTTGCCTGAGTCATATTCAGGTAATCTTAAGGCCCATGGCATAGAATCGATTATTCTGACGGCCTCGGGCGGCCCGTTTTTGCATAAGGATGCGGCTGAGTTTGCCCAGATTACGCCTGCTCAAGCGGTGGCTCATCCCAATTGGTCTATGGGACAGAAGATCTCGGTTGATTCGGCCAGCATGATGAATAAAGGCCTCGAAGTGATTGAAGCGCATTGGCTATTTGGCGCCAGCGTGGATCAAATTGAGGTGGTGGTTCACCCCCAAAGTGTGATACACAGTATGGTGCGCTACATTGATGGTTCAGTTTTGGCTCAAATGGGTACGCCGGATATGCGTACACCGATTGCCAACTGCTTGGCTCATCCCGAACGCATGACGTCTGGGGTGAAGCGTTTAGATTTTGGCCAGCTGTCTGGACTGACTTTTTTTGAGCCTGATTTGGTTAAGTTTGATTGTCTGGCATTGGCATTTGATGCTTTAAAAGCGGGCGGCGATGCACCTTGTGTGCTCAATGCGGCCAATGAAGTTGCCGTGGCGGCGTTTTTAGCTGGCCAGATTAAGTTTACGGACATTGGTCGCTTGGTGGGGGATTGCCTCGAAAAAATGAACTTAAGCGGCAGTGAAGACATCAATGACTTATTGGCAAAAGACAGCGCCACTCGTGAACGGGCGCTGAGCTGGATTAAAGGATAA
- a CDS encoding phosphatidate cytidylyltransferase, giving the protein MLIPRILTALVLLPLMLGMLFFASPIGWMAFAGLIAMVALWEFSRMAKMPLAMQATYLSITLVLGVAAAYQHYRLNLVEHGLVLLFWVILAPLWLRFKWTPKPGFLSLLLGWVLMVPFWLALVALRPSENDAKALLAVMAMVWVADVGAYIFGRLFGKRKLAPSISPGKSWEGAVGGVVCVVAYVLIVDRLGWFGFVLPTWALIVAAVLLTAVSIVGDLLESWFKRAAGMKDSSQLLPGHGGVFDRVDSLIAVLSIYAALLAFAVYWTN; this is encoded by the coding sequence ATGTTGATTCCCAGAATACTCACCGCCTTGGTTTTGTTGCCCCTGATGTTGGGGATGTTGTTTTTTGCGTCGCCTATTGGCTGGATGGCGTTTGCAGGCCTGATCGCCATGGTGGCCTTGTGGGAATTCTCACGCATGGCCAAGATGCCGCTGGCGATGCAGGCGACCTATCTGAGCATTACCTTGGTGTTGGGCGTGGCGGCAGCCTATCAGCACTACCGTTTAAACCTGGTAGAGCATGGCTTGGTGCTGTTGTTCTGGGTGATCTTAGCCCCATTGTGGCTGCGCTTTAAATGGACGCCTAAGCCCGGCTTTTTGAGCCTGCTCTTGGGGTGGGTATTGATGGTGCCGTTTTGGCTGGCTCTGGTGGCGCTACGGCCCTCGGAAAACGATGCTAAAGCATTATTAGCCGTAATGGCCATGGTATGGGTGGCCGATGTGGGGGCCTACATCTTTGGGCGTCTGTTCGGTAAGCGTAAGCTGGCACCATCGATTAGCCCAGGTAAAAGCTGGGAAGGCGCCGTGGGCGGCGTGGTGTGCGTGGTGGCCTACGTATTGATCGTCGATCGCTTAGGCTGGTTTGGCTTTGTGTTGCCGACCTGGGCCTTGATTGTCGCAGCCGTGTTGTTGACTGCCGTCAGCATTGTGGGCGATCTGTTAGAAAGTTGGTTTAAGCGCGCGGCAGGGATGAAGGACAGCAGCCAGCTGTTGCCTGGCCACGGCGGCGTTTTTGACCGCGTTGACTCTTTGATTGCGGTATTGAGTATTTATGCAGCACTGCTGGCCTTTGCTGTTTATTGGACGAATTAA
- a CDS encoding isoprenyl transferase, with the protein MFSEHAEVVIDHNNLPKHVAIIMDGNGRWAKKRFLPRVMGHKRGLSVLRNLVQYCEELGIGHLTVFAFSTENWRRPQDEVSFLMGLFVQALGKEVAAMHENGLRLRVIGAKDRLNADILAAIEAAEALTANNTGLTLTIAADYGGRWDMVQAANQLIAEGVTELTEEAIAQKLCLSDMPDPDLFIRTGGEVRMSNFLLWQMAYAELYFTETLWPEFNKKAMDLAIHSYQARERRFGRTSEQLPIEKQRP; encoded by the coding sequence TTGTTTTCCGAGCATGCTGAAGTTGTGATTGATCACAACAATCTGCCCAAGCACGTTGCCATCATCATGGATGGCAACGGCCGTTGGGCTAAAAAACGTTTTTTACCGCGCGTGATGGGGCACAAACGTGGCCTGAGCGTGCTGCGTAATTTGGTTCAATACTGTGAAGAGTTGGGTATTGGTCATTTAACCGTGTTTGCATTTTCCACCGAAAACTGGCGTCGTCCGCAAGACGAAGTGTCGTTTTTGATGGGGCTGTTTGTGCAGGCCTTAGGCAAAGAAGTCGCCGCCATGCATGAAAATGGCTTAAGGCTGCGGGTGATCGGCGCCAAAGATCGTTTAAACGCCGATATTCTGGCGGCGATTGAAGCCGCCGAAGCCTTAACCGCTAATAACACGGGCTTAACCTTAACCATCGCGGCCGATTACGGTGGGCGTTGGGACATGGTGCAGGCGGCCAATCAGTTGATTGCCGAAGGCGTCACGGAGTTGACGGAAGAGGCGATTGCCCAAAAGCTATGCTTGAGCGACATGCCTGACCCGGATTTGTTTATCCGTACCGGCGGCGAAGTGCGCATGAGTAATTTCTTACTGTGGCAAATGGCGTATGCTGAACTGTATTTTACCGAGACCCTATGGCCAGAGTTTAATAAAAAGGCCATGGATTTGGCGATTCATTCCTACCAGGCGCGCGAGCGTCGTTTTGGTCGGACTTCTGAACAATTACCGATAGAGAAACAGCGTCCATAA
- the frr gene encoding ribosome recycling factor, giving the protein MISEIKNTATDKMGKSLEALRQNLAKVRTGRAHTGILDQVNVDYYGNPTPISQIASMNLIDARTIGVKPFERTMTAAVEKAIRDSNLGLNPAAMGDLIRVPMPMLTEERRKDLIKVVRAEAEEGRVAIRNIRRDANNDFKTLLKDKEISEDDARRGEDDIQKLTDKHIAEVDAMLAAKEEDLLAV; this is encoded by the coding sequence ATGATTTCTGAAATTAAAAACACTGCCACCGATAAAATGGGTAAATCGCTAGAGGCCTTGCGTCAAAATCTAGCCAAAGTACGTACGGGCCGTGCCCATACCGGTATTTTGGATCAGGTGAACGTGGACTACTACGGTAACCCTACGCCCATTAGCCAAATTGCCAGCATGAACTTAATCGATGCGCGCACCATTGGCGTGAAACCGTTTGAGCGTACCATGACGGCTGCGGTTGAAAAGGCCATTCGCGACTCTAACTTAGGCTTAAACCCAGCGGCGATGGGCGACTTGATTCGTGTGCCGATGCCTATGTTGACAGAAGAGCGTCGTAAAGACTTGATTAAAGTCGTGCGCGCCGAGGCTGAAGAAGGCCGCGTGGCGATCCGCAATATCCGTCGCGATGCCAACAATGACTTTAAAACTCTTTTGAAAGATAAAGAGATTTCTGAAGATGATGCCCGTCGTGGTGAAGACGACATTCAAAAGTTAACCGACAAGCACATTGCTGAAGTAGATGCCATGCTGGCAGCTAAAGAAGAAGATTTGTTAGCTGTTTAA
- the pyrH gene encoding UMP kinase, whose translation MSGTTKTYKRILLKLSGEALMGGDAFGINRNTIMQIVAQVKEVVEMGVQVGIVIGGGNIFRGVAPAADGMDRATADYMGMMATVMNSLALKDALESIGVHARVQSALNMQQVVEPYAREKAIQYLSEGKVVIFAGGTGNPFFTTDTAASLRGAEMNCDIMLKATNVDGVYTADPKKDPAATRYQTITFDEAIIKNLKVMDATAFALCREQKLNIKVFGIFKEGALKRVVKGEDEGTLVHC comes from the coding sequence ATGTCTGGCACAACAAAAACATATAAACGAATTCTATTAAAATTATCAGGCGAGGCCCTGATGGGTGGTGACGCGTTCGGGATAAACCGCAACACCATCATGCAAATTGTGGCTCAGGTGAAAGAAGTGGTTGAAATGGGCGTACAGGTCGGCATCGTCATCGGCGGCGGCAATATTTTCCGCGGCGTGGCGCCAGCAGCTGACGGCATGGATAGAGCGACGGCAGACTATATGGGCATGATGGCTACAGTGATGAATTCCTTGGCCCTAAAAGACGCGTTAGAATCAATTGGCGTGCATGCGCGCGTACAGTCGGCACTAAACATGCAACAAGTGGTCGAACCTTATGCTCGTGAAAAAGCCATTCAGTATTTAAGCGAAGGTAAAGTGGTGATTTTTGCCGGCGGTACCGGCAACCCCTTCTTTACCACCGATACGGCGGCTTCTTTGCGCGGCGCCGAAATGAACTGTGACATCATGCTTAAAGCCACTAATGTGGACGGTGTGTACACCGCAGATCCGAAAAAAGACCCAGCAGCAACGCGTTATCAAACCATCACGTTTGATGAAGCCATCATCAAAAATTTAAAAGTGATGGACGCAACCGCTTTTGCTTTGTGTCGTGAACAAAAATTAAATATTAAAGTATTTGGCATCTTTAAAGAGGGTGCATTAAAACGTGTGGTTAAGGGCGAAGACGAAGGCACTTTGGTGCATTGCTAA
- the tsf gene encoding translation elongation factor Ts yields MAEITAKMVAELRGATGLGMMECKKALVEAEGNMEKAEEILRIKSGAKAGKLAGRTAAEGIIAHVIDNGVGALVEVNCETDFVAKDASFLAYADAAAKAVAAANPASVEALGDVKTASGETLEEMRKAMIAKLGENISVRRFQRYETANNLVAYMHGAKIGVMVEFTGGDETLGRDVAMHIAAARPVCVSQDQVDPATIEKERHIYTEQAAQSGKPANIIEKMVEGRVNKFLAEITLVGQPFVKNPDQTIAQLLAEKSASVQGFTAFHVGEGIEKAVVDYAAEVAAAAKV; encoded by the coding sequence ATGGCTGAAATTACCGCAAAAATGGTTGCCGAACTACGTGGCGCAACTGGTCTTGGTATGATGGAATGTAAAAAAGCTTTGGTTGAAGCTGAAGGCAATATGGAAAAAGCCGAAGAAATTTTACGCATTAAATCAGGTGCTAAAGCTGGTAAATTGGCTGGCCGTACGGCTGCCGAAGGCATTATTGCGCACGTAATCGACAATGGCGTTGGTGCTTTGGTTGAAGTGAACTGCGAAACTGACTTTGTTGCTAAAGATGCAAGCTTCCTAGCTTACGCTGACGCTGCTGCGAAAGCTGTTGCTGCTGCTAACCCTGCTTCTGTTGAAGCCTTGGGTGACGTGAAAACTGCTTCTGGTGAAACCCTAGAAGAAATGCGTAAAGCCATGATTGCTAAATTGGGCGAAAACATTTCTGTACGTCGTTTCCAACGTTATGAAACTGCCAACAACTTGGTGGCTTACATGCACGGTGCGAAAATTGGCGTGATGGTTGAGTTTACCGGTGGTGATGAAACGCTAGGCCGCGACGTAGCGATGCACATTGCTGCTGCTCGTCCAGTATGCGTGTCTCAAGACCAAGTAGATCCAGCCACTATTGAAAAAGAACGCCACATCTACACTGAGCAAGCTGCTCAGTCTGGTAAACCAGCCAACATCATCGAAAAAATGGTTGAAGGCCGCGTGAACAAATTCTTGGCTGAAATCACTTTGGTAGGTCAACCGTTCGTTAAGAACCCTGACCAAACCATCGCTCAATTATTGGCTGAGAAATCTGCCAGCGTTCAAGGTTTCACCGCGTTCCACGTAGGTGAAGGCATTGAAAAAGCTGTGGTTGACTATGCTGCTGAAGTAGCTGCTGCTGCTAAAGTTTAA
- the rpsB gene encoding 30S ribosomal protein S2: MSTQVTMRQMLEAGVHFGHQTRFWNPKMAEYIFGARNKIHIINLEKTLPMFIEAQDVVRRLAANKGNVMFVGTKRQAREIIKEEATRAGAPYVDYRWLGGMLTNYKTVKQSIKRLEEKSAILANAADSGFGKKEILDMEREVEKLERSLGGIKDMKGLPDAIFVIDTGYQKGTIVEAQKLGIPVIAVVDTNNSPEGVKYVIPGNDDSAKAIRLYARGIADAILEGKAQSLQEVAQVAAEAAAE, from the coding sequence ATGTCAACTCAAGTTACTATGCGCCAAATGTTGGAAGCGGGCGTTCACTTCGGTCACCAAACCCGTTTCTGGAACCCAAAAATGGCAGAATACATTTTTGGCGCACGTAATAAAATTCACATCATCAACTTAGAAAAAACTTTGCCGATGTTCATCGAAGCTCAAGACGTTGTTCGTCGTTTGGCTGCGAATAAAGGCAACGTGATGTTTGTGGGTACCAAACGCCAAGCTCGCGAAATCATCAAAGAAGAAGCCACTCGTGCAGGTGCTCCTTATGTTGATTACCGCTGGTTGGGTGGCATGTTGACCAACTACAAAACCGTTAAACAGTCAATCAAACGCTTGGAAGAAAAAAGCGCGATCTTGGCTAACGCTGCAGACAGCGGTTTTGGTAAAAAAGAAATCTTGGACATGGAACGTGAAGTTGAAAAACTAGAACGTTCATTGGGCGGCATTAAAGACATGAAAGGCTTGCCTGACGCTATTTTTGTGATCGACACTGGCTACCAAAAAGGCACCATCGTTGAAGCACAAAAACTAGGCATTCCAGTGATTGCTGTAGTGGACACCAACAACAGCCCAGAAGGCGTGAAATACGTGATTCCTGGTAACGATGACTCTGCTAAAGCAATTCGTCTTTACGCTCGTGGCATCGCTGACGCTATCTTGGAAGGTAAAGCACAATCTTTACAAGAAGTGGCTCAAGTGGCTGCTGAAGCTGCTGCTGAGTAA
- a CDS encoding 5-formyltetrahydrofolate cyclo-ligase, with amino-acid sequence MSSTLQNLTPIQQKQALRQNLRLARKNLSPEARQRAEAAVRRQLLPLLKKGRRIGVYLAVGSELDLSSFIQSAQARGCELYAPYIEAHSRRLWFTPLNPQAKAQRLRPYGIAQYEGDKVRLSALDVVLLPLVGIDALGYRLGQGGGYYDTSLAACPAARRPKLIGVGFDVQRCEQVPREPWDERLDAYLSESGWLHF; translated from the coding sequence ATGTCTTCAACCCTTCAAAATCTCACGCCCATCCAACAGAAACAGGCACTGCGCCAAAATCTACGCTTAGCGCGTAAAAACCTCAGCCCCGAAGCGCGCCAACGCGCCGAAGCAGCGGTACGTCGTCAGCTCCTCCCCCTTTTAAAAAAGGGCCGCCGCATCGGTGTGTATCTGGCCGTCGGCAGCGAGCTAGATTTAAGCAGCTTCATCCAAAGCGCCCAAGCACGTGGCTGCGAACTCTACGCCCCCTATATTGAAGCCCACAGTCGCCGCCTTTGGTTTACGCCTCTGAACCCCCAGGCCAAAGCACAACGCTTACGCCCCTACGGCATCGCCCAATACGAGGGCGACAAAGTCCGCCTCAGCGCCTTAGACGTGGTGCTGCTGCCGCTGGTCGGCATTGACGCCTTAGGCTATCGCCTAGGCCAAGGCGGAGGCTATTACGACACTTCATTAGCCGCCTGCCCCGCGGCCAGACGCCCCAAGCTCATCGGCGTTGGCTTTGACGTACAGCGCTGCGAACAGGTACCAAGAGAACCTTGGGACGAACGCCTCGATGCCTACCTCAGCGAATCTGGCTGGCTACACTTCTAA
- the accD gene encoding acetyl-CoA carboxylase, carboxyltransferase subunit beta, producing the protein MSWLDKILPPKIKMGGSSNKGVPEGLWVKCPSCDAVLYATDLEKNLQVCPKCDHHHALSARARIALILDEAGQEEIGQNVKPVDILKFKDAKKYPDRLSSARKLTSEEDAMVVMKGTIYGKPAVVAAFEFKFIGGSMGSVVGEKFVRGVRAAVEMNAPFICVSASGGARMQEGLSSLMQMTKTSASLQLLTHKKLPFISILTDPTMGGVSASFAFLGDVVLAEPNALIGFAGPRVIEQTVRETLPEGFQRAEFLLEKGAIDSIVDRRQMKQKLASMIALLSRQPTPAEAEK; encoded by the coding sequence TTGAGTTGGTTAGACAAGATTTTACCGCCAAAAATTAAGATGGGTGGCAGTAGCAATAAGGGTGTGCCAGAAGGTTTGTGGGTGAAATGTCCATCGTGTGACGCTGTTTTATACGCCACTGATTTGGAGAAAAACCTGCAGGTGTGCCCTAAGTGTGATCACCATCATGCTTTAAGCGCGCGTGCGCGCATTGCCTTAATTTTAGACGAAGCTGGCCAAGAAGAAATTGGTCAAAACGTGAAGCCTGTGGATATTTTGAAGTTTAAAGATGCTAAAAAATATCCAGATCGCTTAAGTTCGGCGCGTAAGCTGACGTCTGAAGAAGATGCAATGGTGGTGATGAAGGGCACAATTTATGGCAAGCCTGCCGTGGTGGCGGCCTTTGAATTTAAATTCATCGGTGGCTCTATGGGCTCTGTCGTGGGTGAGAAGTTTGTTCGCGGCGTGCGCGCTGCGGTTGAAATGAACGCGCCTTTTATCTGCGTGTCTGCTTCTGGCGGCGCGCGCATGCAAGAGGGCTTAAGCTCTTTGATGCAAATGACCAAAACCAGTGCGTCTTTACAGCTACTGACCCATAAGAAATTGCCGTTTATCTCGATTCTAACCGACCCTACCATGGGTGGGGTGTCGGCCAGTTTTGCCTTCTTGGGCGACGTGGTGTTGGCTGAGCCTAACGCTTTGATCGGTTTTGCTGGTCCACGTGTGATTGAGCAGACCGTACGTGAAACCTTGCCAGAAGGTTTTCAGCGCGCTGAATTCCTGTTGGAAAAAGGCGCCATCGACAGCATCGTGGATCGTCGTCAGATGAAGCAAAAGCTGGCGTCGATGATTGCCTTATTGAGCCGTCAGCCTACGCCTGCTGAAGCCGAGAAATAA
- the trpA gene encoding tryptophan synthase subunit alpha encodes MSRIKTTFARLAGEKAMIPFITAGDPHLDVTLAMMHSMADNGADIIELGVPFSDPMADGPTIQRATERALQHHVSLTDVMALVAKFRQTNAETPVVLMGYLNPIMALGFTEFATAAAAAGVDGVLTVDCPAEVIDTLHAALAAAGLDCIFLVAPTTPQSRLAVIAQKASGFVYYVSLKGVTGSASLDIAEVQRKIECLRQDINLPIGVGFGIKDRQSAQQLATVADAIIVGSRFIEEIEANPNNEPEAVGALVKTFKTAITG; translated from the coding sequence ATGAGTCGTATTAAAACAACGTTTGCCCGCTTGGCGGGTGAAAAAGCCATGATTCCGTTCATTACGGCAGGGGATCCACATTTAGACGTGACTTTGGCGATGATGCACAGCATGGCCGATAACGGCGCCGACATCATTGAATTGGGGGTGCCTTTTTCTGACCCAATGGCCGATGGCCCGACCATTCAGCGAGCCACTGAACGGGCTTTGCAACATCACGTCAGCTTGACGGACGTGATGGCGCTGGTGGCAAAGTTTCGCCAAACCAACGCGGAGACGCCCGTAGTGTTGATGGGGTATTTAAACCCGATTATGGCCTTAGGTTTTACTGAATTTGCCACTGCGGCGGCTGCGGCTGGTGTGGATGGTGTCTTGACCGTCGATTGCCCTGCAGAAGTGATTGATACGCTGCATGCAGCTTTGGCTGCAGCTGGACTAGACTGTATTTTCTTGGTGGCACCGACCACGCCGCAGTCGCGCTTGGCCGTCATTGCCCAAAAAGCCAGCGGTTTTGTGTATTATGTGTCCCTAAAAGGCGTGACAGGATCGGCAAGCTTGGATATTGCCGAAGTTCAGCGTAAAATAGAGTGTTTACGTCAAGACATAAACTTGCCCATAGGGGTTGGATTTGGCATTAAAGATCGCCAAAGCGCCCAGCAATTGGCCACTGTAGCCGATGCGATCATTGTGGGCAGTCGGTTTATTGAAGAAATTGAAGCGAACCCAAACAACGAGCCTGAGGCTGTGGGGGCGCTGGTGAAGACATTTAAAACCGCAATTACGGGCTAA
- the trpB gene encoding tryptophan synthase subunit beta, whose protein sequence is MQDYNFPDASGWFGEYGGVYVAETLMPALEALKEEYLKAKEDPAFWAEYEQDLAHYVGRPSPIYHAKRLSEQLGGAQIYLKREDLNHTGAHKVNNTIGQAILAKRMGKKRVIAETGAGQHGVATATVAARFNMECVVYMGAEDVKRQAPNVYRMKLLGAKVIAVESGTKTLKDALNEAMRDWVTNVDDTFYILGTAAGPHPYPMLVRDFQTVIGTEAKAQMQAMLNRQPDVIVACVGGGSNAIGLFHPYIDVPNVRMVGVEAGGLGIDTASHSAPINAGTPGVLHGFKSYLMQDEHGQVLGTHSISAGLDYPGVGPEHSHLHDLGRAEYHGINDDEALAAFHTLCRTEGIIPALESSHALAWAIKEAPKMTPDQVILVNLSGRGDKDIDTVATASGLEL, encoded by the coding sequence GTGCAGGATTATAATTTCCCCGATGCGTCGGGATGGTTTGGTGAGTATGGCGGCGTTTACGTGGCCGAAACCTTGATGCCGGCCTTAGAGGCTTTAAAAGAAGAATACCTAAAAGCAAAAGAAGACCCTGCCTTTTGGGCCGAGTACGAACAAGATTTAGCCCATTATGTTGGCCGTCCTAGCCCGATTTATCACGCCAAACGCCTAAGCGAGCAGCTCGGCGGGGCGCAGATTTATTTAAAGCGCGAAGACTTAAACCACACGGGTGCGCACAAAGTGAACAACACCATCGGTCAGGCCATTTTGGCTAAGCGTATGGGTAAAAAGCGGGTGATTGCCGAGACTGGTGCGGGCCAGCACGGCGTGGCCACCGCCACCGTTGCCGCACGTTTTAATATGGAATGCGTGGTGTACATGGGTGCCGAAGACGTTAAGCGTCAGGCTCCTAACGTCTACCGTATGAAGCTATTGGGCGCTAAAGTCATCGCAGTGGAAAGCGGCACCAAAACCCTGAAAGATGCGCTTAACGAAGCCATGCGCGACTGGGTGACCAATGTGGACGACACGTTCTATATTCTGGGCACAGCAGCAGGCCCTCACCCATACCCCATGTTGGTGCGGGATTTCCAAACCGTGATCGGTACTGAGGCTAAAGCGCAAATGCAGGCCATGCTGAACCGTCAGCCCGACGTAATTGTGGCCTGTGTGGGCGGTGGATCCAACGCAATTGGCCTATTTCATCCTTATATCGACGTGCCGAATGTACGTATGGTGGGGGTAGAAGCAGGTGGGCTAGGTATTGATACCGCCTCGCATTCTGCACCGATTAACGCCGGCACGCCGGGCGTACTGCATGGCTTTAAGAGCTATTTAATGCAGGATGAGCACGGCCAAGTGTTAGGCACTCATTCGATTTCCGCTGGCTTGGACTATCCAGGCGTTGGGCCAGAGCACAGTCATTTGCATGATTTAGGTCGCGCCGAATACCACGGCATTAATGACGATGAAGCCTTAGCCGCTTTTCACACCTTGTGCCGCACCGAAGGCATCATCCCTGCATTAGAAAGCAGCCATGCTTTGGCTTGGGCCATTAAAGAAGCACCGAAAATGACGCCAGATCAAGTGATTTTGGTGAATTTATCTGGGCGCGGTGACAAAGACATTGACACCGTAGCGACTGCTTCTGGTTTAGAACTGTAG